One region of Chryseobacterium sp. C-71 genomic DNA includes:
- a CDS encoding BlaI/MecI/CopY family transcriptional regulator, whose product MKINHLTSAEENLMKLFWDLNSFYLKDVMEKHPEPKPHQNTVSTYLKILVEKGYLSTEKEGRIFKYSVIVPFDEYKKFILRELTQNFFNNSGTEILEFLFKENLVSQNDLKEYFDLKIEMKPVKVKTPTLEYAEEILNPKKDKKGKDKKKKKKKD is encoded by the coding sequence ATGAAAATAAATCATCTTACATCAGCAGAAGAAAACTTAATGAAGCTTTTTTGGGACTTAAATTCTTTTTATTTAAAAGATGTCATGGAGAAACATCCTGAACCCAAACCGCATCAAAACACAGTTTCTACTTACCTGAAAATCTTAGTTGAAAAAGGTTATTTATCTACAGAAAAAGAAGGCAGGATTTTTAAATACAGCGTCATCGTTCCTTTTGACGAGTATAAAAAATTTATATTGAGAGAACTCACACAGAATTTTTTTAATAATTCGGGAACAGAGATTTTAGAATTTTTATTTAAAGAAAATCTGGTATCTCAGAATGATCTTAAAGAATATTTTGATCTTAAAATTGAGATGAAACCCGTAAAAGTAAAAACTCCAACCCTCGAATATGCTGAAGAAATTCTGAATCCTAAGAAAGATAAAAAAGGAAAGGATAAGAAAAAGAAGAAGAAAAAAGACTAG
- a CDS encoding pyruvate dehydrogenase complex dihydrolipoamide acetyltransferase: MAEVITMPRLSDTMTEGKVAKWHKKVGDKIKEGDILAEIETDKAVQDFESEIEGTLLFVGVEEGAAAAVDSILAIIGQEGEDISSLKGGSAPVAEGASEEKKSEEESKTENESTSVEQTSAEVPAGVEVITMPRLSDTMTEGKVAKWHKNVGDTVKEGDLLAEIETDKAVQDFESEFNGVLLKQGVEEGGAAPVDSVLAIIGPEGTDVSGVGAAKPATKSEDKPAEQKSEAKAEEKSVAQTANTSSSDRVAISPLAKKMAQDKGVDINSLQGSGENGRIVKKDIENYQPSQKTEAAPAQTHAAAQVALSFVQGEDTETPNSQVRNIIAKRLAESKFSAPHYYLMVEINMDKAIEARKEINSLPDTKISFNDMIIKATAVALRKHPQVNSSWAGDKVIHRGNINVGVAVAIPDGLVVPVLKNTDQMNYTQISAAVKDMAGRAKSKGLKANEMEGSTFSISNLGMFGIETFTSIINQPNAAILSVGAIIEKPIVKNGQIVVGNIMKLSLACDHRVVDGATGAQFLQTLKTYLESPLTLLL; encoded by the coding sequence ATGGCAGAAGTTATTACAATGCCACGTCTTTCCGACACTATGACGGAAGGTAAGGTGGCGAAATGGCATAAAAAAGTAGGAGATAAAATAAAGGAAGGAGATATTTTAGCTGAAATTGAAACGGATAAAGCGGTTCAGGATTTCGAATCTGAAATTGAAGGTACACTTTTATTTGTAGGAGTTGAAGAAGGTGCTGCTGCGGCAGTAGATTCTATTTTAGCAATTATCGGTCAGGAAGGTGAAGATATTTCTTCTTTAAAAGGAGGAAGTGCTCCGGTAGCTGAAGGTGCTTCTGAAGAGAAAAAATCTGAGGAAGAGTCTAAAACTGAAAACGAATCTACAAGCGTTGAGCAGACTTCAGCAGAAGTTCCTGCAGGAGTAGAAGTAATTACGATGCCTAGACTTTCTGATACAATGACAGAAGGTAAAGTAGCCAAATGGCATAAAAATGTTGGAGATACAGTAAAAGAAGGAGATCTTCTTGCTGAGATCGAAACAGATAAAGCAGTTCAGGATTTCGAATCTGAATTTAACGGAGTTCTTCTAAAGCAAGGTGTTGAAGAAGGCGGAGCTGCACCGGTTGACAGTGTGTTAGCAATTATCGGCCCTGAAGGAACTGATGTTTCAGGAGTTGGAGCTGCAAAACCGGCAACAAAATCTGAAGACAAACCAGCTGAGCAAAAATCTGAAGCGAAAGCAGAAGAGAAATCGGTTGCACAAACTGCAAATACTTCTTCATCGGACAGAGTAGCTATTTCTCCTTTAGCTAAAAAAATGGCTCAGGATAAAGGCGTTGACATCAACAGTCTTCAAGGTTCTGGTGAGAACGGAAGAATTGTGAAAAAAGATATTGAAAATTATCAGCCTTCACAAAAAACTGAAGCTGCTCCGGCACAAACTCATGCGGCTGCTCAGGTTGCTTTAAGCTTTGTACAGGGAGAAGATACAGAAACTCCAAACTCTCAGGTAAGAAATATCATTGCTAAACGTCTTGCTGAAAGTAAATTCTCTGCTCCGCATTATTATCTAATGGTTGAAATCAACATGGATAAAGCGATTGAGGCAAGAAAAGAAATCAACTCATTGCCGGATACTAAAATTTCATTCAATGATATGATCATTAAAGCGACAGCTGTTGCTTTAAGAAAACATCCGCAAGTGAACTCAAGTTGGGCAGGAGATAAAGTAATTCACAGAGGAAACATCAATGTTGGAGTAGCAGTTGCAATTCCTGACGGATTGGTAGTTCCGGTTCTGAAAAACACAGACCAGATGAATTACACTCAGATTTCTGCTGCTGTGAAAGATATGGCGGGAAGAGCAAAATCTAAAGGTCTTAAAGCAAACGAAATGGAAGGTTCTACATTCTCTATCTCAAACTTAGGAATGTTCGGAATTGAAACTTTTACAAGTATCATTAACCAACCTAACGCTGCAATTCTTTCTGTAGGTGCAATCATCGAAAAACCAATCGTAAAGAACGGTCAGATCGTTGTGGGAAATATTATGAAACTTTCATTGGCATGTGACCACAGAGTGGTAGACGGCGCTACGGGAGCTCAGTTCTTACAGACTTTAAAAACATATTTAGAAAGTCCATTAACATTGTTACTGTAA
- a CDS encoding AraC family transcriptional regulator produces MKILIKNMVCDRCISAVADIFKKSEIKIQSILLGEVETESDISENELLPIENKLEEIGFEILKDPSQQLIENIKNLVILKIGRLDTDENFVLSNFLSSALHKDYSSLSKVFSQNENVTLEQYYILQKIEKVKELLFNNDFTLTEIAGHMGYKSVQHLSSQFKSTTGYTPTQFKKLEVQNRKPLDQI; encoded by the coding sequence ATGAAAATTCTCATAAAAAATATGGTTTGCGACCGCTGTATTTCAGCCGTTGCTGATATTTTTAAAAAATCTGAAATTAAGATTCAATCTATCCTATTAGGAGAAGTTGAAACTGAATCTGACATTTCAGAAAATGAGTTGCTCCCAATTGAAAATAAGCTTGAAGAAATTGGCTTTGAAATTTTAAAAGATCCCTCTCAACAACTTATCGAAAATATTAAAAATCTTGTTATTCTAAAAATAGGAAGATTAGATACCGATGAAAATTTTGTTTTATCAAATTTCTTAAGTAGCGCATTACATAAAGATTACAGCTCTTTATCTAAAGTTTTTTCGCAAAACGAAAATGTCACTTTAGAGCAATATTATATTCTCCAAAAAATTGAAAAAGTAAAAGAACTTCTTTTCAACAACGATTTTACTTTAACCGAAATTGCCGGGCACATGGGTTATAAAAGTGTGCAGCATCTTTCCTCGCAATTCAAAAGTACAACAGGATACACTCCTACTCAGTTTAAAAAGCTAGAAGTTCAGAACAGAAAACCATTGGATCAAATTTGA
- a CDS encoding phosphatase PAP2 family protein — translation MEEKKTSLLHIVSRIISDFFNPLVSLVIYFVYFSIQNYTFKEAFTHFLPILLMTILPVIIWIIWNVKTGRYTNMDVSNRVQRKTLYIFIAVCIVSYLTFNYIKNGFIDFVMLFILILLFALQFSNLYIKSSMHTAFNVFVSALFFAFDVEIGFAWLAIAILVGITRVILKRHTVKEVFMGAGIAVLVSFIYLYCNNKYQRNDIPTEVIPVETTIK, via the coding sequence ATGGAAGAAAAAAAGACCTCATTACTACACATTGTTTCAAGAATTATCTCAGATTTTTTTAATCCTCTCGTTTCTCTGGTTATCTATTTCGTGTATTTCAGTATTCAGAATTACACCTTTAAAGAAGCTTTCACCCACTTTTTGCCTATTTTACTCATGACCATTCTTCCGGTAATTATTTGGATTATCTGGAATGTGAAAACAGGTCGATATACCAATATGGATGTATCAAATAGAGTTCAAAGAAAAACATTGTATATTTTCATTGCTGTCTGTATTGTTTCTTATTTGACATTCAATTATATTAAGAATGGCTTTATAGATTTCGTAATGTTGTTTATTTTAATTCTTTTGTTCGCATTACAATTCAGTAATTTATATATTAAAAGTTCGATGCATACGGCATTCAATGTATTTGTCTCTGCATTATTTTTTGCTTTTGATGTGGAAATTGGTTTTGCATGGCTTGCGATTGCAATTTTAGTCGGAATTACGAGAGTTATTCTGAAAAGACATACTGTAAAAGAAGTATTTATGGGAGCAGGCATCGCTGTTCTGGTTTCTTTTATTTATCTTTATTGCAACAATAAGTATCAGCGCAATGATATACCGACTGAAGTGATCCCTGTGGAAACCACAATCAAATAA
- the pdhA gene encoding pyruvate dehydrogenase (acetyl-transferring) E1 component subunit alpha produces MKEFSKEVYLKWYEDMTMWRRFEDKCRSLYLKQKIRGFLHLYNGQEAIPAGFTHAMDLTKDSMITAYRCHIHPMAMGVDPKRIMAELCGKATGTSGGMGGSMHIFSKEHRFYGGHGIVGGQIPLGAGIAFADKYFDRKAVNICFFGDGAARQGSLHETFNMAMNWKLPVVFVVENNQYAMGTSVKRTANHEDIYKLGLGYEMPCLAVDAMDPEKVAEAAYEAIERARRGDGPTFIEARTYRFRGHSMSDAEPYRSKDEVAIAKKDDPIELIKARILENNWATEEELEATDNKSRDFVEECIEFMENSPYPTAEKIYEYVYAQEDYPFLDKLEN; encoded by the coding sequence ATGAAAGAATTTTCTAAAGAGGTATACCTTAAGTGGTATGAAGATATGACAATGTGGAGAAGGTTTGAAGACAAATGCCGTTCTCTTTATCTAAAACAAAAAATCAGAGGTTTTTTACATTTGTACAACGGTCAGGAAGCTATTCCGGCTGGTTTTACACATGCAATGGATTTAACTAAAGACAGCATGATCACTGCTTACAGATGTCACATTCATCCGATGGCAATGGGAGTAGACCCAAAAAGAATCATGGCAGAACTTTGTGGTAAAGCTACAGGTACTTCCGGAGGTATGGGTGGATCTATGCACATTTTCAGTAAAGAACACAGATTTTATGGAGGTCACGGTATTGTAGGAGGTCAAATTCCTTTGGGAGCAGGTATTGCTTTTGCAGATAAATATTTTGACAGAAAAGCAGTAAACATCTGTTTCTTCGGAGACGGTGCTGCAAGACAAGGTTCTCTTCACGAAACTTTCAACATGGCAATGAACTGGAAACTTCCGGTAGTATTTGTGGTTGAAAACAATCAATATGCGATGGGAACTTCTGTAAAAAGAACTGCTAATCACGAAGATATCTACAAACTAGGATTAGGTTACGAAATGCCTTGTTTAGCTGTTGATGCAATGGATCCTGAGAAAGTAGCTGAAGCTGCTTACGAAGCTATAGAAAGAGCTAGAAGAGGAGACGGACCAACTTTCATCGAAGCAAGAACGTACCGTTTCAGAGGTCACTCAATGTCTGATGCTGAGCCTTACAGATCTAAGGATGAAGTTGCTATTGCAAAAAAAGACGATCCAATTGAATTGATCAAAGCGAGAATCTTAGAAAACAACTGGGCAACTGAAGAAGAATTGGAAGCTACAGATAACAAATCAAGAGACTTCGTAGAAGAGTGCATCGAGTTTATGGAAAATTCTCCCTACCCGACTGCAGAAAAAATCTACGAGTATGTTTACGCTCAGGAAGATTATCCATTCTTAGACAAATTAGAAAACTAA
- a CDS encoding RNA-binding protein: MNIFVSNINYATKEYELHDLFAEFGDVSSAKIVTDRETGRSRGFGFVEMGDEEGAQAIEALNQKELNGKILNVSEAKPREEKPRRSFDNNRSGGGSYGNNRSGGNSGGGGYGSNNNRGGNGGGGSRW; this comes from the coding sequence ATGAACATTTTTGTTTCAAACATCAATTACGCAACTAAAGAATATGAGTTGCACGATTTATTCGCAGAATTTGGCGATGTATCATCTGCTAAAATTGTTACAGACAGAGAAACTGGTCGTTCTAGAGGTTTCGGTTTCGTAGAAATGGGTGACGAAGAAGGAGCTCAAGCTATCGAAGCTCTTAATCAAAAAGAACTTAACGGAAAGATTCTTAACGTGTCTGAGGCTAAGCCAAGAGAAGAAAAACCAAGAAGAAGTTTTGATAATAACAGAAGCGGAGGTGGAAGTTATGGTAACAACCGTTCAGGAGGTAATTCTGGAGGTGGTGGTTACGGAAGTAACAACAACCGTGGAGGTAACGGAGGCGGCGGAAGTCGTTGGTAA
- a CDS encoding acyl-CoA thioesterase: MNYHTRKWVKPEDLNPNQSLFGGKLLQWIDEEAALYAVIQLENKKVVTKYISEINFVSSAKQGDIIEIGIEVSAFGSTSLTLKCAVRNKMTHQTIITVDRIVMVNLDEDGNPSPHGKTKVEFVKDRLNSQL; this comes from the coding sequence ATGAATTACCACACCAGAAAATGGGTAAAACCTGAAGATTTAAATCCCAACCAGTCACTTTTCGGAGGAAAACTTTTACAATGGATCGATGAGGAAGCAGCTTTATACGCTGTAATTCAGCTTGAAAACAAAAAAGTGGTAACAAAATATATCTCAGAAATCAACTTCGTAAGTTCTGCAAAACAGGGAGATATTATCGAAATTGGTATTGAAGTTTCAGCTTTTGGTTCAACTTCCTTAACTTTAAAATGCGCTGTGAGAAACAAAATGACTCATCAAACCATTATTACTGTCGACAGAATAGTAATGGTCAACCTTGATGAAGACGGCAACCCCTCACCACATGGAAAAACAAAAGTAGAATTTGTAAAAGACCGACTCAATAGTCAGCTATGA